The following proteins are encoded in a genomic region of Brachyspira pilosicoli:
- a CDS encoding peptide ABC transporter substrate-binding protein, whose product MKKYIIILTALFLSFLSCTNKNTIDENTIYVNLGAEPKTIDPALNITLQGSTYVTHLFECLTTKYKDIAIQPGAAESWDISEDGLTYIFHLRTNGKWSDGKPLTAQDFEYSWKRVVDPNTASEPSYLFEPILNFSNVNAGYMPVDEFGIKALDDYTLEVKLEYPTAYFLELVNLPVFSPVRKDMVEKNPDNWTRDPKTCIGNGAFMLKERKPDQSITVVKNTNYWGADTIVAERIKFVLMDNPNSAVAGVKEGSLHFSDQFPYQDVDTLREEGLIDIATRIGTQYYALNTTNETLKDKRVRKALSLAIDRNYIVDNIIKSGKPAGALVPWGVTDVEGYFRDNAGEYISTNKADYQKNVEEAKRLMAEAGYPNGEGFPVLEFYLTFSNDIPMFEAVQNMWKENLGIDVKLTQMEFAPFIHAFRTERNYTMAAASWTGSYNDPTTFLGMFVSYSYKNHSLFTNKAFDEAISIASKTTDQNIRMRELHKAEKILIDDEAVIIPIAYFEPAVLKSPKLKDVFYIPFAQYKFSYSYLE is encoded by the coding sequence ATGAAAAAATATATTATTATTCTTACCGCTTTATTCTTATCTTTTTTATCTTGCACAAATAAAAATACTATAGACGAAAACACTATTTATGTAAATCTTGGAGCAGAACCCAAAACTATTGACCCTGCTCTAAATATCACATTACAAGGCTCTACCTATGTAACGCACTTGTTTGAATGCTTAACTACAAAATATAAAGATATAGCCATTCAGCCCGGAGCAGCAGAAAGCTGGGATATATCTGAAGATGGGCTTACATATATATTTCATCTAAGAACTAATGGTAAATGGTCTGACGGAAAACCTTTAACTGCTCAAGACTTTGAATATTCTTGGAAGAGAGTTGTTGATCCAAATACAGCAAGCGAGCCTAGTTATTTATTTGAGCCTATACTTAACTTTTCTAATGTTAATGCTGGATATATGCCTGTTGATGAGTTTGGTATAAAGGCTTTAGATGATTACACATTGGAAGTAAAATTAGAATATCCTACTGCTTATTTTTTGGAGCTAGTAAACCTTCCTGTATTTTCACCTGTACGAAAAGATATGGTTGAAAAAAATCCAGACAATTGGACTAGAGACCCTAAAACTTGTATTGGTAATGGTGCTTTTATGTTAAAAGAGAGAAAGCCGGACCAAAGCATTACTGTTGTAAAAAATACCAACTACTGGGGAGCTGACACAATAGTAGCTGAAAGAATTAAATTTGTTCTTATGGATAATCCTAATTCTGCAGTTGCTGGGGTTAAAGAAGGCTCGCTTCATTTCTCTGATCAATTTCCATATCAAGATGTAGACACGCTAAGAGAAGAAGGTTTAATAGATATAGCAACAAGAATAGGCACTCAATATTATGCACTCAATACTACAAATGAAACTCTAAAAGACAAAAGAGTAAGAAAAGCATTATCGCTTGCTATAGATAGAAACTATATAGTAGATAATATTATAAAATCTGGTAAACCTGCAGGTGCATTAGTGCCTTGGGGTGTTACAGATGTAGAAGGTTATTTCAGGGATAATGCAGGTGAATATATAAGCACAAACAAAGCAGATTATCAAAAAAATGTAGAAGAAGCTAAAAGATTAATGGCAGAAGCAGGATATCCAAACGGAGAAGGCTTTCCTGTATTAGAGTTTTATCTTACATTTAGTAACGATATACCTATGTTTGAAGCTGTGCAGAATATGTGGAAAGAGAATCTTGGTATAGATGTTAAGCTTACACAAATGGAGTTTGCACCGTTTATTCATGCTTTTAGAACAGAGAGAAATTATACTATGGCGGCTGCAAGTTGGACTGGAAGCTACAATGACCCTACTACTTTTTTAGGTATGTTTGTTAGCTATTCATACAAAAACCACTCTCTATTTACAAATAAAGCTTTTGATGAAGCAATTAGCATAGCATCAAAAACTACTGACCAAAACATTAGAATGAGAGAATTACACAAAGCTGAAAAAATACTTATAGATGATGAGGCTGTTATTATACCTATAGCATACTTTGAACCTGCTGTATTAAAAAGCCCTAAATTAAAAGATGTATTCTATATACCTTTTGCTCAGTACAAATTTTCTTATTCATATTTAGAATAA
- a CDS encoding flavodoxin family protein: protein MKVMGIVAGRHNGNSEILVKQALTAVKDAGGEAILINLFDYDIKPCSGCESCTIGMEKAFKEKKEYKGCIYKEKDDMDKIVNVMNECEGIIVGCPTYDLLPSSLYLSFAQRFLAYELSFRIKIGQVKKDPHTVAGLIGVGGSKHDWQTMSLEGLAATMFTQSITVVDMYLATSVGRPGNVLIHKDYLERAYQMGKNIAQAINTPVEERKWLGDPNLGLCPRCHSSLIYPGEEHWDGVKFNFECAVCGAGGDLVKGENGKYKFVLAENGLIRDRNINEARAVHLQEIMETRDNFMSRKGEIEEEYKKFREMKFETIK from the coding sequence ATGAAAGTTATGGGAATAGTTGCTGGAAGACATAATGGAAACAGCGAAATTTTAGTAAAACAAGCTTTAACAGCTGTAAAAGATGCAGGAGGAGAGGCTATACTTATTAATTTATTTGATTATGATATAAAGCCTTGCTCAGGATGCGAATCATGTACAATAGGCATGGAGAAAGCATTCAAAGAAAAAAAAGAATATAAAGGCTGCATCTACAAAGAAAAAGATGATATGGACAAAATAGTTAATGTTATGAATGAATGCGAAGGTATAATAGTGGGCTGTCCTACTTATGATTTGCTTCCTTCTTCATTATATTTATCATTTGCTCAGAGATTTTTAGCTTATGAATTATCATTTAGAATAAAGATAGGACAAGTAAAAAAAGACCCTCACACAGTAGCAGGACTTATAGGAGTGGGAGGCTCTAAACATGATTGGCAGACTATGAGCTTGGAGGGGCTTGCTGCTACAATGTTTACTCAATCTATTACAGTAGTAGATATGTATTTAGCTACAAGCGTTGGAAGACCAGGAAATGTTCTTATACATAAAGACTATTTGGAGAGAGCTTACCAAATGGGCAAAAACATAGCTCAAGCAATTAATACACCTGTTGAAGAGAGAAAATGGCTTGGAGACCCTAATTTAGGTTTATGCCCAAGATGTCATTCTTCTTTAATATACCCAGGCGAAGAGCATTGGGACGGAGTTAAGTTTAATTTTGAATGTGCTGTTTGCGGTGCGGGAGGCGATTTAGTAAAAGGCGAAAATGGAAAGTATAAATTTGTGCTTGCTGAAAACGGACTTATAAGAGACAGAAATATTAATGAAGCAAGGGCAGTGCATTTACAGGAGATAATGGAGACAAGAGATAATTTTATGTCTAGAAAGGGAGAGATAGAAGAAGAATATAAAAAATTTAGAGAGATGAAATTTGAAACTATAAAATAG
- a CDS encoding methyl-accepting chemotaxis protein, which translates to MKKISLRLKISFSILIPLVIMLVFANVVNIVYVRNASKEFVYQILRQSAAMEVESLKSIINDEADITVGFANTVAGFYKDGVSNRNFYEVAAYNFFTTLPKEVNKLLIAFEPNIFNDDNNYLTSEKYMQANGRFNYYITRDGDNLIDGHLDNTIFQSDYYTSAVASKSNYITDIFTSSTNNNKSMNFIWSIPIKADNRVIGVVAIDVSVESLYSLLSNIKLFEGTTTTLFDNKGLILYDSDKDYFIGKTLDEIYPYYQKFDMFNKVMKNEVVIFQTYSQTVKENYTYSFTPVDIIPGKNWGLKITAPNRIIFKDSNEIRTIMIIISIVIVVLAFLIVPYIIGKTVSSIITVLAKDIVGMSTGDLTIEIPKGFENRKDEWGDIARGWDKAMLNFNKVVHTVRNSAEQVSTAANQVLSGNTDLSHRTESQAASLEETASSMNEMASAIKESAEGVARSTQMVADAKNSLMKAGTIVEDSVEKMNDVYEASEKIINITKLIEDIAFQTNILALNASVEAARAGEQGRGFAVVASEVRNLAQNAQESVKNITDLITDSTNKINLATRSVKESKEMFDDISQKMDDASAIMEKINIAAQEQGRGISQVNIAITQMDTSVQQNAALVEEATSASQSLLNEAEDLIKAIEYFKLKEE; encoded by the coding sequence ATGAAAAAAATAAGTCTTCGATTAAAAATAAGTTTTTCTATATTAATTCCATTGGTTATAATGCTCGTATTTGCCAATGTAGTAAATATTGTTTATGTGAGAAATGCGAGTAAAGAGTTTGTATATCAAATATTAAGACAAAGTGCGGCGATGGAAGTTGAAAGTTTAAAATCTATTATTAATGATGAGGCTGATATAACAGTCGGCTTTGCTAATACCGTAGCAGGTTTTTATAAAGACGGTGTATCAAACAGAAATTTTTATGAGGTAGCAGCTTACAATTTTTTTACTACCCTCCCAAAAGAAGTAAATAAATTATTAATAGCTTTTGAGCCTAATATATTTAATGATGATAATAATTATTTAACATCAGAAAAATATATGCAAGCTAATGGACGTTTTAATTATTATATAACAAGAGATGGCGATAACTTAATAGATGGACATTTAGATAATACTATTTTTCAAAGCGATTATTATACATCTGCTGTAGCTAGCAAATCAAATTATATAACAGATATTTTTACTTCCTCTACAAATAATAATAAATCTATGAATTTTATTTGGTCTATACCTATAAAGGCAGATAATAGAGTAATAGGTGTTGTTGCTATAGATGTATCAGTAGAATCTCTATATAGTTTGCTTTCTAATATAAAACTTTTTGAAGGCACCACTACAACACTTTTTGATAATAAAGGACTTATATTATATGACAGCGATAAGGATTATTTTATAGGTAAAACTTTAGATGAGATATATCCTTATTATCAAAAATTTGATATGTTTAATAAAGTAATGAAAAATGAAGTTGTAATATTTCAAACTTATAGCCAAACAGTAAAAGAGAATTATACTTATTCGTTTACACCTGTTGATATTATACCTGGTAAAAATTGGGGATTGAAAATCACTGCTCCAAATAGAATAATATTCAAAGACTCAAACGAAATAAGAACTATAATGATAATTATTTCTATAGTGATAGTTGTTTTAGCATTTTTAATAGTTCCTTACATTATAGGAAAAACAGTTTCTAGCATTATTACAGTTTTAGCAAAAGATATAGTAGGAATGTCTACAGGAGATTTAACTATAGAAATACCTAAGGGCTTTGAAAACAGAAAAGATGAATGGGGGGATATTGCTAGAGGCTGGGATAAGGCTATGCTTAATTTTAATAAGGTAGTACATACTGTAAGAAACTCAGCAGAGCAAGTATCAACTGCAGCCAATCAGGTATTATCAGGAAACACAGATTTATCACATAGAACAGAATCTCAGGCTGCTAGTTTGGAAGAGACTGCTTCATCTATGAACGAGATGGCTAGTGCTATAAAAGAATCTGCAGAGGGGGTTGCTAGAAGTACGCAAATGGTTGCTGATGCTAAAAATTCTCTTATGAAAGCTGGTACTATAGTAGAAGACAGTGTTGAGAAGATGAATGATGTTTATGAGGCTAGCGAGAAGATTATAAATATTACTAAACTGATAGAGGATATTGCTTTTCAAACTAATATACTTGCTTTGAATGCTTCTGTAGAGGCAGCTAGAGCAGGAGAGCAGGGAAGGGGATTTGCTGTTGTTGCTAGTGAAGTTAGAAACTTAGCACAGAATGCTCAGGAGTCTGTAAAAAATATTACAGATTTGATTACAGACAGCACTAATAAAATTAATTTAGCTACTAGAAGTGTAAAAGAATCTAAAGAGATGTTTGATGATATATCTCAAAAGATGGACGATGCTTCAGCAATAATGGAAAAGATTAATATAGCTGCTCAAGAACAGGGAAGGGGAATAAGTCAGGTTAATATTGCGATTACACAAATGGATACTTCAGTTCAGCAAAATGCAGCATTAGTAGAAGAGGCAACTTCAGCTTCGCAGTCGCTTCTTAATGAGGCAGAGGATTTGATAAAGGCTATAGAATATTTTAAGTTAAAGGAAGAATAA
- a CDS encoding phosphatase PAP2 family protein has translation MNLINKLDSSAIEFAHSLHNNFNFLDYFFSLVTNMGDAIFLTALIIAFLIFKKTRLCGINMAVSCFIAFIITAVILKPLIARERPITDYYDYWAAVGSHIETSFSCPSSHATVSFAVYLPIFLYFNKRYSFLAVIFASIISFSRVYLMVHYMSDVIFGAFVGIIVSFVVYVFINKKIFIVS, from the coding sequence ATGAATTTAATAAATAAATTGGATAGTTCGGCAATAGAGTTTGCACATAGTTTACATAATAATTTTAATTTCTTGGACTATTTTTTTTCATTAGTTACAAATATGGGCGATGCTATATTTTTGACTGCTTTAATAATAGCTTTTTTGATATTTAAAAAAACTAGACTCTGCGGAATAAATATGGCTGTTAGCTGTTTTATAGCATTTATTATCACTGCAGTTATATTAAAACCTTTAATAGCAAGAGAGCGTCCTATTACAGACTATTATGATTATTGGGCAGCTGTAGGAAGTCATATTGAAACATCATTCTCCTGCCCATCTTCGCATGCTACAGTTTCTTTTGCTGTTTACTTGCCTATATTTCTTTACTTTAATAAAAGATATAGTTTTTTAGCGGTAATTTTTGCTTCGATTATAAGTTTTTCAAGGGTTTATTTGATGGTTCATTATATGAGTGATGTTATTTTTGGGGCATTTGTTGGAATTATTGTTTCATTTGTTGTATATGTTTTTATAAATAAAAAGATATTTATTGTTTCATAA
- a CDS encoding carbohydrate kinase family protein, which produces MNEYIVSIGGSNIDIQGFSKENILLKESNPAKINICTGGVERNIVHNLSNLGLYNIKFITSIGDDIFGDILLNNIKSLNIDTSYIIKKGSSTTYMAIMNSDKDMYLAVSDMDDLDKNITIEYLESIKEIIKNANLITIDAVIKREIFEYLIKNFPDKKLLCDAVSVKKAENIKGLEKHIYALKLNSNEASFLLDKDIGTIEDGLEAVSRFIDIGVSEIYITFAEKGICYASTKTKPTHIKAPKVNILNASGAGDAFMAGIIYSIYNNFDLDYKVKFAAIMSMLALESEETVSNNISLENIHQRLKLIFNC; this is translated from the coding sequence ATGAACGAATATATAGTTTCTATAGGCGGCTCTAATATAGATATACAAGGCTTCTCCAAAGAAAATATTTTATTAAAAGAATCAAACCCTGCAAAAATAAATATATGTACTGGAGGCGTTGAAAGAAATATTGTTCATAATTTATCAAACTTAGGTCTTTACAATATCAAGTTTATAACATCAATAGGAGATGATATATTCGGTGATATTCTTCTAAACAATATAAAATCGCTTAATATAGATACTTCGTACATTATAAAAAAAGGCTCTTCCACAACATATATGGCTATAATGAATAGTGATAAAGATATGTATTTAGCCGTTTCTGATATGGACGATTTAGACAAAAACATTACAATAGAATATTTAGAGAGTATAAAAGAAATAATAAAAAATGCAAATCTCATCACAATAGATGCCGTAATAAAAAGAGAGATTTTTGAATATTTAATAAAAAACTTTCCAGACAAAAAATTATTATGCGATGCTGTATCTGTAAAAAAAGCAGAAAATATAAAAGGATTAGAAAAACATATATATGCTCTAAAACTCAATTCAAATGAGGCTTCATTTCTTTTAGACAAAGACATTGGCACAATAGAAGATGGTTTGGAGGCGGTGAGTAGATTTATAGACATAGGAGTATCAGAAATATACATTACGTTTGCAGAAAAAGGAATATGCTACGCCTCTACTAAAACAAAACCAACACATATAAAAGCACCCAAAGTAAATATTTTAAATGCTTCAGGAGCAGGAGATGCATTTATGGCTGGTATAATTTATTCTATATACAATAATTTTGATTTAGATTATAAAGTAAAGTTTGCCGCCATTATGTCTATGCTCGCATTAGAAAGCGAAGAGACTGTCAGCAACAATATAAGTTTAGAAAATATTCATCAAAGACTAAAACTAATATTTAATTGCTGA
- a CDS encoding MATE family efflux transporter, which translates to MIKNVFHLKNFNYKLYFSLIFLSLFPALYQTIRTMIISISTDSSVFNVIGQLEWFDLINETLLAFLHIPLYAIFNRVIKNDDANFPKVTFKVITVGFVLYFLFSIIVYIISRSLIGIMNVNESDIDLVTRYLNLETIAFVIGFIITSVNIVIVSKELYKVFIIFAFIKTLLLVILDFNLVSRFNAFGVAYSNMIMNTLMGILGIVILVKMGLLKLSGFSKDDKKIFISYFKIGIFSALQILVDNIVYALMVVKMVNLVAEQGNYWVANNFIWNWLLMPVLALNEVIRTNCKEQKNSQVGNYFRIIFIITFLGAILVLFSNIFFQYLERLENHNDIYFIVLKLSPFYIFYALSIIPDNIFIGYGRTSYNLINSIIINFVYYGIVYILRGYINFNMNTIIIMFGLGMIFHALISYIIFYKKKEDLIC; encoded by the coding sequence ATGATTAAAAATGTTTTTCATTTGAAAAATTTTAATTACAAGTTATATTTTTCTTTAATATTTTTATCTTTGTTTCCGGCATTATATCAAACTATAAGAACTATGATAATTTCAATTTCTACAGACTCATCTGTATTTAATGTTATAGGGCAGCTTGAATGGTTTGATTTAATCAATGAAACATTACTTGCTTTTTTGCATATACCTCTTTATGCTATATTTAACAGAGTAATAAAAAATGATGATGCTAATTTTCCAAAAGTTACTTTTAAAGTTATAACAGTTGGATTTGTGCTATATTTTTTATTCTCTATTATTGTTTACATAATATCAAGAAGCCTTATAGGAATTATGAATGTAAATGAATCAGATATTGATTTAGTTACTAGATATTTAAATTTAGAGACTATAGCATTTGTAATTGGTTTTATTATCACTTCTGTAAATATAGTTATAGTATCAAAAGAATTATATAAAGTTTTTATAATATTTGCCTTTATAAAGACTTTGCTTCTTGTGATATTAGATTTTAATTTAGTATCAAGATTCAATGCTTTCGGTGTAGCATATTCTAATATGATTATGAATACTTTAATGGGAATATTGGGTATTGTTATTTTAGTAAAAATGGGTTTATTAAAATTATCAGGCTTTTCTAAAGATGATAAAAAAATATTCATTTCATATTTCAAAATAGGTATATTTTCAGCATTGCAAATTTTGGTTGATAATATAGTGTATGCTTTAATGGTAGTAAAAATGGTTAATCTTGTTGCTGAACAAGGTAATTATTGGGTAGCAAATAATTTTATATGGAATTGGTTATTAATGCCTGTATTAGCTTTGAATGAAGTGATAAGAACTAATTGTAAAGAGCAGAAAAATAGCCAAGTTGGAAATTATTTTAGAATAATATTTATAATTACATTTTTAGGGGCTATTTTAGTTTTATTTTCAAATATATTCTTTCAATATCTTGAAAGGCTTGAAAATCATAATGATATATATTTTATAGTATTAAAATTATCACCTTTTTATATATTTTATGCTTTGTCTATTATACCTGATAATATATTTATAGGTTATGGTAGGACAAGTTATAATCTTATAAATTCAATTATAATCAATTTTGTTTATTATGGTATTGTGTATATATTAAGAGGTTATATTAATTTTAATATGAACACTATAATTATTATGTTTGGTTTAGGTATGATTTTTCATGCTTTAATATCATATATTATTTTTTATAAAAAGAAGGAGGATTTAATATGCTAA
- a CDS encoding phosphotransferase — translation MTSDKENRILELLKNNNLNYKDLIMYLIEETEGKESDYNTIKTNFSKMISGKRNFKYEYIPLIERKLKTTLDYILNGESKNLNEFIPRGLRYAAYIDNEEKYKSLLQELKIENNIIYIYDEYNKNIADYIIDYKSINGIKYLIDNDLIKYLNTENVFGIIDIIIDKKPEYLSNILNFHLCSESSFDELLKKDDIEIKIGGSFDFNTVFKKNISKYQELIDKIIQNDNLFNLFFLEDEDYKADYFLYKDNNYEVYSFNIIILFIFDRINHSYSIYKECNGWDKLKKIDSLLSRYNDIIHKEIYENEISAANVSIEDLEFDYIDKDIYSDKIYYSSFWKNNKAALIFRYNKHDSSVIDGSIKKDFEKLSNRFSKSSIITNNKIRIEDNKVYKTRSNNEKEYEFLKFMEQNNYKKVPKYYGNENNEDIFEYIKGNTEKYVYTMPIEKIYQVLDTIKEINEISKKHLKGKVYVHNDLSPLNAVFNNKGKITGIIDWEHCKIGEEYEDLIYIIWTWSNIGALDRKHEQLLDYFEKIIKYYNPNDKVRKDFVDKMKKVMDSKQQEAKEKYGRDSKEYIRIYEWVEWSKIWVRFNRDIITKIVHQK, via the coding sequence ATGACTTCAGATAAAGAGAATAGAATTTTAGAGCTTTTAAAAAATAATAATCTTAACTATAAAGATTTGATTATGTATTTGATTGAAGAAACTGAAGGTAAAGAATCTGATTATAATACTATAAAAACTAATTTCTCTAAAATGATTTCTGGTAAAAGAAATTTTAAATATGAATATATACCTCTAATAGAGAGAAAATTAAAAACTACTCTTGATTATATTCTTAATGGAGAGAGTAAAAATCTTAATGAATTTATACCTAGAGGATTAAGATATGCTGCATATATAGATAATGAAGAAAAGTATAAAAGTTTATTGCAGGAACTAAAAATTGAAAACAATATCATATACATATATGATGAATATAATAAAAATATAGCTGACTATATTATTGACTATAAATCTATAAATGGTATTAAGTATTTAATTGATAATGATTTAATAAAGTATTTAAATACTGAAAATGTATTTGGCATTATAGATATTATAATTGATAAAAAGCCTGAGTATCTTTCTAATATATTGAATTTTCATTTATGTTCTGAAAGCAGTTTTGATGAGTTATTAAAAAAAGATGATATTGAAATTAAGATAGGCGGAAGTTTTGATTTTAATACTGTATTTAAAAAGAATATATCCAAATATCAAGAATTAATAGATAAAATTATACAAAATGATAATCTTTTTAATTTATTCTTTTTAGAAGATGAAGATTATAAAGCTGATTATTTTTTGTATAAAGATAATAATTATGAAGTATATTCATTTAATATTATCATTTTATTTATTTTTGATAGGATAAATCATTCTTATTCTATATACAAAGAATGTAATGGGTGGGATAAATTAAAAAAAATAGATTCTCTTTTATCAAGATACAATGATATTATACATAAAGAGATATATGAAAATGAAATAAGTGCTGCTAATGTATCTATAGAAGATTTAGAATTTGATTATATAGATAAAGATATTTATTCTGATAAAATATATTACTCTTCTTTTTGGAAAAACAATAAAGCTGCATTAATATTCAGATATAATAAGCATGATTCTTCGGTTATTGACGGAAGTATTAAAAAAGATTTTGAAAAATTATCTAATAGATTTTCAAAATCATCGATTATAACAAATAATAAAATCAGAATTGAAGACAATAAAGTCTATAAAACTAGATCCAATAATGAAAAAGAATATGAGTTTCTAAAATTTATGGAACAAAATAATTACAAAAAAGTTCCAAAATATTATGGGAATGAAAATAATGAGGATATATTTGAGTATATTAAAGGCAACACAGAAAAATATGTTTATACTATGCCTATAGAAAAAATATATCAGGTTCTTGATACAATCAAAGAAATTAATGAAATATCAAAAAAACATTTAAAAGGTAAGGTTTATGTTCATAATGATTTAAGTCCTTTGAATGCTGTGTTTAATAATAAGGGTAAAATTACTGGAATAATAGATTGGGAGCATTGTAAAATAGGAGAGGAGTATGAGGATTTAATTTATATTATATGGACTTGGTCAAATATAGGGGCATTAGATAGAAAGCATGAGCAATTATTAGATTACTTTGAGAAAATAATCAAATACTATAACCCAAATGATAAAGTTAGAAAAGATTTTGTTGATAAAATGAAAAAAGTTATGGACTCAAAACAGCAGGAGGCAAAAGAAAAATACGGACGAGATTCTAAAGAGTATATACGAATATATGAATGGGTGGAATGGAGTAAAATTTGGGTAAGATTTAATAGGGATATAATAACAAAAATAGTTCATCAAAAATAA
- a CDS encoding cytochrome C biogenesis protein, with the protein MDFKKVKIEVYIPEEYRDKLREALNNIGVLGVGNYDNVMSVTKVTGYWRPLKNANPFDGEINKLSKADEDKIEFATDIENVYNAVKVIKEVHPYEEPVINIIPLINDRFNLDF; encoded by the coding sequence ATGGACTTTAAAAAAGTAAAAATAGAAGTATATATACCTGAAGAATATAGAGATAAACTAAGAGAGGCATTAAACAATATAGGGGTTTTGGGGGTTGGCAATTATGATAATGTAATGTCAGTAACAAAAGTAACTGGTTATTGGCGGCCTTTAAAAAATGCTAATCCTTTTGATGGAGAAATTAATAAATTATCAAAGGCTGATGAAGATAAAATAGAATTTGCTACAGATATAGAGAATGTTTACAATGCAGTAAAAGTAATAAAAGAAGTACACCCTTATGAAGAGCCTGTTATAAATATTATACCTTTAATAAATGATAGATTTAATTTAGATTTTTAA
- a CDS encoding GNAT family N-acetyltransferase codes for MEIVKYNKKYVSEAMGIWNNIIEDGIYFPQIDVLKDEEESDKYFSSQDYTGLAIEEEKVYGVYILHPNNIGRCGHICNASYAVDKSIRGKGVGEALVRDSIKQGAKLGYKILQFNAVVLSNETAHRLYKKIGFNEIGIVKKGYINKNNEYEDIVLYYIDL; via the coding sequence ATGGAAATAGTGAAATATAATAAAAAATATGTTAGTGAAGCTATGGGTATATGGAATAATATTATAGAAGATGGTATTTACTTTCCTCAAATAGATGTTTTAAAAGATGAAGAAGAGTCAGATAAATATTTTTCTTCTCAAGACTATACTGGCTTAGCGATAGAAGAAGAAAAAGTTTATGGAGTTTATATACTTCACCCTAATAATATAGGAAGATGCGGACATATATGCAATGCTTCTTATGCGGTAGATAAAAGTATTAGAGGTAAAGGGGTAGGTGAGGCTTTGGTGAGAGACTCCATTAAACAAGGTGCTAAATTAGGTTATAAAATACTTCAGTTTAATGCTGTTGTATTGTCTAATGAAACTGCTCATAGATTATATAAAAAAATAGGTTTTAATGAAATAGGTATTGTTAAAAAAGGTTATATCAACAAAAATAATGAGTATGAAGATATAGTGCTTTATTATATAGATTTATAA